The Coprobacillus cateniformis DNA window CACTGATTCAAAACCTTCCCAATATGAGATCATCTCAAGAATGCTTAAAATATATAAAATATGCCAGTTATGAATTTATTGAACTGATTCATCACACATCTAAGCAATGTTCATCCCTTATCAATCAATGTATTCGTTATATTGATACACATATTTATGAAAAAATTACACTACGAGATTTAGAGGATACAACAGGACACTCTTCGGTTTATATTTCCTCTCGTTTTACACTGGAATTAGGATTAACTTTTTCACAATATCTTTTAAATAAAAAAATAGAAGAAGCAAAACATCTTCTCCTATTTACAGATCATAGTTACCAGGAAATAAGTACTTTACTGAATTTTACAAGTCAAAGTCATTTTACTCAGCGCTTTAAACATGTCACAGGTCAAACCCCCAAAGCTTATCGTGATATGAATTTTAAATATTTATAGTTGTTCAAATGAATGAAACTAAAATAATAAGATTTGTAGTTAGTCTAAAATATAAACATTATATTTCTCATCACCATTTGATATTCTTGATTTATTGTCTATCTTGAAAATATCACTCTTACAAGTTTCATAAAACAACCAGGAAAGACAAGGCTATTCATTCATAACAAAATATGGTGTGTTTTCAAAGTTATATAAGCAATACTCACATTCTTACATCTTTCATGAATGGTGCCACTGCCCCTATCATTCCTGCCTGATTATGAAGATAACATGTTTGAATACGTGGCATATTAACCAGGCTTAAAACATGATAATCCTGACAGATTTGCTGATAATCTGCAATAATATTTTTCATAACATCACCATTTGAACTAATTCCACCTCCAATAAGAATCACTTCTGGTGCAATCGTCACAGCAATATTCATGAGTAATACAGCCACACTATGATAAAACTCTTTTAAACATTCTTCAGCAATTGTATCACCCTGCTTTGCTCGAATCATAATTTCCTGTGCATCTAAAACACGTTCATGAACACGGTAACTATAATGACGACAGAGTCCTGCAACTGTAGCTGCATGGTAAGAAAATGACTGTTCATCATAGTGACCTTTTTGATGTCCTGCTAAAGAAATTCCAAATTCTCCAGCTAAACCACCAAATCCACGATAAAGTTTTCCATGAATATAGATAGCACCACCAATCGCTGTTCCTAATGTCAAACATACGAAATTATCAATATCCTTTGCTGCTCCCTGCCATTTTTCTGCACAAGCAGCTGCTTTCCCATCATTTTCAATAACAACAGGTAAGTTTAAATATTCTTCAAATTCTTTTTTCATATTGCGATGGAAAAAACATTTGATTGCTCCACTGGTTTGCATATATCCATCAGTTCTCACAATCCCAGGCGTACTAATACCAACTGCCTGGATAGAATAATCTGAATGTTTCAATAGAAAGTCTTTCACCTGCTGCATAAGAGCTTCTCTTTCTTTAGCTGTTTCTTCATTCTTACTCAGACATACTTTCCCTTCTTCATTAATGATTCCCATTTTTATATGAGTTCCACCAATATCTATACCTGCATAATATTTCATAATAATGCCTCTTTTAATTCAAATGTTTGAAATGGTTTTAACTGTTCCAGCAACAACATCTCATCCTCTTTGATTCTTCCAACAACATTAATTCTTGGATCACCAGCTCTATCTTTTAACGCAATTTGAATCTCTGCTTTGTATTGACCATAATTATCATTTAATACCAATATATCTCCTCTTTGAATATTTCTGATATGCTGATGTGCCAAAATTGATTCTTTGGCATATTTTTGTTTATGATGTGATGAACGAATCATGTATTCAGAAGCATCACCACGATAATCATGAATTGTACAGACCATTTGTTTTTCTTGCTCACTTGCATCTTCATTAAAAGTAACATGAAGATAATCTACTGATGTTGACATAACTTTTTGTACTATCTTTAATTCTTCTTCGCTTGCAAATGCATTTCCTATAATGATATCATCTACACATTTCAACATCTTCATATGTCTAGCCTGTATATCAATTGGAAGATCTCGATGATCTTCTAAAGTACAAAGTCCATCTGATATAGCCCATGGTGTCACTTGTGCAGTTTGTGATGTGATAAAGGCAGCAGTTTGGATATGCGCATTTTTAAAATGTCTTAAACAGCTTTGAAATGTTTCCAATGATAAACCTGTGTAACGTTGTGGATAAAAGTTAAATGAAGCACTTAAATTTTGATATTGTGGAAGATAATCTTGGATAAGATTGAAATAATGAGTGTCATTGCTCATATTCACATCAATTGTGATTCCATAAGGGTTATGTGTCATCATGGCTTCTGTTCTTCCATTATATCCACTATCTAATCTTAAAATCTTAACACCTATATCATGAAAGTAAGATAAATCATCTTCTTTCATTTTTAGATAATCAAAAACCATTGGATGAATATCAAGCATCACAAGCATTCCTAATTCATTCGCAAAAGCCATACTTTCCTTTAATCTACGAATAGATTTCTTAGGATCTTGAATATCAATTTGTAACATACTCATAAATACTTTTTGATAACCGTATCTTTGAGCTCGTTTTAAGTATGCAACATCTTCTTTAAATGTTGTCTTATCTGGATACAAAGCGATACCTATCATAATAAATACCTCCTTCTTATAAAAAGAGTTTAACAGACTCTCTCATAGACTTTTATCATTATCTTCATATTTATATTATAATTTTAAGATAATTAGAAAAGATAAGTATTAAGCCATTTCATAAACAGCTGTTATTTTTGATGTATTAAAAAGAATCATCTATTAAAGAAAATAGTTGAATGAAATAAACATTCAACTATTTATATTAAAAGATATAATTGATTTTTGTTAAGATATCTCAACAAGTTGATCTAAACTTTTACCAAGTGCTTTGTTGTTTCATTCACTTGTGAATCTTTCTTGCATCAATGATTGTATTTGTATACGAAAACACATATCCATTAAAATATCTATTCTTTTCCACCAACAGTAGAATATAATTGATTTGTTCCTTTTTTCAAAGTCTTAATCCCTTCATAAAGACCATTCATAGCATCATTAACTCCAGAGTTCCCATCTTTAATCGCTAATGCTCCTTTTAAAAGACCTGCTTTGATTTCATCTAGTTTTTGAATACCTACATAAAGTGTATTCATTCCCATTAATAAAGGTGTACTTGTTTGATGTAATTGTCCTAAGCTTTGCATTAATGTTAATGATCCTTCTTTAAGAGAACCTCCAACTTGACTTAATTGACTTGAACCATTATAAAGTTCATGAATTCCTAAGGTTAGTTTTTTAGCTCCATTATCCAATGTTTCACTTCCATTTTTTAATTCCTTTGCTCCACTATTTAATGCCATTGTTCCTTGATAAGCAGTTTTCACTCCTTGTACATATGTCACAATACCATCTTTTTCTTTTTGGATAACTCCTATCATCCCATTCATTCCCTGTTCTAAGGCTTTAGCAGCTGTTGGTAATACTGCTAATGCTTGGACACCTGCATCAATATATTGATAATTTTGATTCAATTGCGACAGACCAGTGGATAACTGACTTGTATAGTTTTTCATACCTGTGATAGTTGTAGAAGCTCCATCTAATGCTGTACTGGTTGTGACATATGCACCTGCCATTGCTTGAATCATACCTTGAGCATTAGGCAAAGACAAAGCTGTACCTGGATCAGTAACCAATAACTGTGCAAACTGATTTAATTCCTGTGAACTATATGCTGTTTGTTTTAAACCATTAATTGTTGTTTGTAATGTTAAAACAGTAGTATCTATTCCAGTTGCAACTTGGCTCATTCCATTGATAGTTGTTTTCACAGTTGTAGAGCCTTGCATCAATTTTTGAATATCTGTTTCGCTAGGAACAACATTCAATCCTTGTTTTAATTGTGTTAAACCATCAACTATCATATCAGGTGCTGCCAAAAGTGCTTTTGAATTCTCATCCAGCATCTTCATACCATCATTCAATGTTTCTGTCCCATCACTCAATTTCCCTGCTCCATTAGACAAACCAGATATTCCCTGCTCTAAAACAGATGCACCTTGATCAAGAACTTGAATCCCTTGATGCATCCCATTGACTGCAGTTGTGTATCCATACACGCCATTGTATAATCCATCTGCACCCTGTTTCAATAATGATACTGCTCCTGTATACTTTTTCATCCCTTCATGAAGCTGCCCAGTCCCTTCACCTAATGCACTGACACCTTGAGTATATTGCTCAATTCCTGTATATAAACCTTGACTGCCATCTTTTAATGTTGAGGCACCATTAACAATTTTTTCTGCTCCTTGTTCTAAGGCAACTGCCCCATCATTCAATTGACCAGTCCCCCTTTGCAATGCATTCAAAACCATACCACCACCTGTAACACTACTTACAATCAAAACAGCTGCTGTAGCGCCTCCAATAATTATTTTCTTTCTCTTATTTAACACCATATTTCTTTCCCCTTTCCTTGTGGATATTGTTTTAAACAGTAAATTGAAAATTTATTTTCATATCATTATTTCAATTAATAAAGCCTCCTCTCTCATCATGTAAGTGTTTTCATTGCCCTTTTAATGCATTTAGTATATAATAACTATAATTTCATTTATATTTATATTTTTTTGTCTATATCATTATTTTATTATTAATTAAGGAGTTTAAAATGGATGCACTTATCTCAATTATTGATGAATTATATAACACTCAGCATATCCCTTGTGCCATTTTTGATGAACAGTTACAGCTTATTCATCCTCAAATTACAATGATAGATTTAAGAGAGTTTCTGCATGATGTTTTTTCAATGACACATCATCATGCTCATATTCTTGTCTATGATCATCGTGTTGCTTATGCACGTTTACAAGTTACCTTTGAAAAACAAACATATATGATTGTATGTTCCTGTATACTCAATGATTTACAAAATTCACAACAACTGCTCCCTGATAGTTGGACACAGATTATTCCTGAGTCAATGATTCGTTCGCACATCGCTTCGCTCCATCTCATGACATTTCAAAGTTTTATAAAAATGCTTTATGAAATATGTACACATCAATACCTGTCCTTACAAGATATCCATATTGACTATATCAACAAAAAACAGATACAGAAAAAAGACGATATTTTAACACATCGTCGTATAACACAAGAAACTCCTGATTATTATCACTTTGAACAACTTTTATTAAAAGCATATCAAGACGGTCATTTTTATAAAGTAAAATCATTATTATCAGAAATAGATGTTTTTGAATCTCAAAGATTAACCCAAAATATCTTACAGGATTTAAATTATAAGTTCATCAGCTTCATAACTCTATTAACACGTATAAATATACAAGAAGGAGTTTCTAGTGAATTAGCATTTTCTTTATCTGATTCCATTCTTAATAAATTATCCTCTATTCATAATGCTCATGATCTCATTGTTCTTTTTCAGCAATCTATTTATGATTTCTATCAGCAAATGAATAACGCTAAGAAAGAACATTACTCACTCCACATTTATAAATGTATACATTATATTGATACACATTTATATGATAAACTTTCTTTACATAATTTAGTAGAACATAAAGGATTGTCAGAGAGTTATCTCTCTGTTGCATTCAAAAAAGAAGTTGGTGAGACAGTTACCAATTATATTCAAAGAAAAAAGGCAGACGAAGCTGCCCGTTTACTACTATTTACAAATAAAAGTCATATTGAAATTAGTTGCTTATTAAATTATAGTTCACAAAGTAATTTTATTCAAATCTTTAAAAAATATAAACTTATGACTCCTAAACAATATCAGCAATCACATCTCAAAGATCATTGATCTCACTATCTCAAAGTTTGCATAATAGCATCTCTGATAGCAAGATATCCCTGCATATTAGGATGCAACCCATCAAATGTAAATTCATTCTTTAATTCTCCATTCTCATTCATCAAATAAGAATTGACATTGACAAAAGTAATATTTTCTTTTGTAGCAAGTTCCTCAAGCATTTTATTTAATGAGTTAATTGTTTCATTATCTCTATCCTTTAATTGAAATTGATCATATAAAGATTCTCTTTCACTTTTATTAACAGGATAAACAGCCTGTAAAATGATATGTGTATGAGGACTTTTTTGTTTTGTCAAAGTGATCATCTTGTGAATATTATTAACTATCTGTTGATTATCGACTTTTTGAGAAATATCATTAATTCCCATTAACATAACAAGATTTTTAGGTTCCATAACAAGTACAGTCTTATCAATTCTTGTCAGCATCGTTGAAGTTGTTTCAGCACTGATTCCACGATTAATAACAGGTATACCAGTCTGTTTAGTGTATATGGAATATAAATCTTCAACAGGACATAATTCTGTGATAGAATCACCAAAAAAGACAGTTGTTTCTTTCATTGAAGTTACAGATATCTCTTCATAGTTCTTTGTTTTGTGTATGATTTCATTCTCTCCCATAGTTGCGACTCCTTGAAATACAAAAATAAAAACTATAGTTATAAGAAGAATTGGAATCAACATACACACAATTCCTACTATCCAAGTTTTTTTCTTATTCATTTTTTCTCCCTCCATCTATAATGATTCTAAAGAAAGAAAATATTTTTTTATACCTTGATTTTAAGATAAATAACAGAATTTTAAGATAAAATGAGCAAAACATATGTTTGCTCATTTATATTTTATAATAGCTGATGTCTGAATAGTAACATCTTGATGACTACAATATTCAGTTATTTTATAATCTTTAGGATCTACAATCACAAGCATTGTAATATCATTAATCCCTTTTTGCTCAAATCCAGCTTTATCATATGAAATCAATAAATCCCCAATTTTAACTTCATCGCCTACTTGAATAAAGGTGTCGAACCCCTCGCCTTCGAGATTGACAGTATCTAAACCAACATGAATAAGAATTTCCATTCCATCCTCATTTTCAATTCCAACAGCATGCTTTGTATTATCCATAACCATTGTGACTTTTCCATTACATGGTGCGTAGATTTTC harbors:
- a CDS encoding ROK family protein translates to MKYYAGIDIGGTHIKMGIINEEGKVCLSKNEETAKEREALMQQVKDFLLKHSDYSIQAVGISTPGIVRTDGYMQTSGAIKCFFHRNMKKEFEEYLNLPVVIENDGKAAACAEKWQGAAKDIDNFVCLTLGTAIGGAIYIHGKLYRGFGGLAGEFGISLAGHQKGHYDEQSFSYHAATVAGLCRHYSYRVHERVLDAQEIMIRAKQGDTIAEECLKEFYHSVAVLLMNIAVTIAPEVILIGGGISSNGDVMKNIIADYQQICQDYHVLSLVNMPRIQTCYLHNQAGMIGAVAPFMKDVRM
- a CDS encoding DUF871 domain-containing protein, giving the protein MIGIALYPDKTTFKEDVAYLKRAQRYGYQKVFMSMLQIDIQDPKKSIRRLKESMAFANELGMLVMLDIHPMVFDYLKMKEDDLSYFHDIGVKILRLDSGYNGRTEAMMTHNPYGITIDVNMSNDTHYFNLIQDYLPQYQNLSASFNFYPQRYTGLSLETFQSCLRHFKNAHIQTAAFITSQTAQVTPWAISDGLCTLEDHRDLPIDIQARHMKMLKCVDDIIIGNAFASEEELKIVQKVMSTSVDYLHVTFNEDASEQEKQMVCTIHDYRGDASEYMIRSSHHKQKYAKESILAHQHIRNIQRGDILVLNDNYGQYKAEIQIALKDRAGDPRINVVGRIKEDEMLLLEQLKPFQTFELKEALL
- a CDS encoding helix-turn-helix domain-containing protein, encoding MDALISIIDELYNTQHIPCAIFDEQLQLIHPQITMIDLREFLHDVFSMTHHHAHILVYDHRVAYARLQVTFEKQTYMIVCSCILNDLQNSQQLLPDSWTQIIPESMIRSHIASLHLMTFQSFIKMLYEICTHQYLSLQDIHIDYINKKQIQKKDDILTHRRITQETPDYYHFEQLLLKAYQDGHFYKVKSLLSEIDVFESQRLTQNILQDLNYKFISFITLLTRINIQEGVSSELAFSLSDSILNKLSSIHNAHDLIVLFQQSIYDFYQQMNNAKKEHYSLHIYKCIHYIDTHLYDKLSLHNLVEHKGLSESYLSVAFKKEVGETVTNYIQRKKADEAARLLLFTNKSHIEISCLLNYSSQSNFIQIFKKYKLMTPKQYQQSHLKDH
- a CDS encoding GDSL-type esterase/lipase family protein; protein product: MNKKKTWIVGIVCMLIPILLITIVFIFVFQGVATMGENEIIHKTKNYEEISVTSMKETTVFFGDSITELCPVEDLYSIYTKQTGIPVINRGISAETTSTMLTRIDKTVLVMEPKNLVMLMGINDISQKVDNQQIVNNIHKMITLTKQKSPHTHIILQAVYPVNKSERESLYDQFQLKDRDNETINSLNKMLEELATKENITFVNVNSYLMNENGELKNEFTFDGLHPNMQGYLAIRDAIMQTLR
- a CDS encoding PTS sugar transporter subunit IIA; this encodes MGFFKKKTKALYAMANGQSIAIEDVPDEVFATKMMGDGIAIQPKEGKIYAPCNGKVTMVMDNTKHAVGIENEDGMEILIHVGLDTVNLEGEGFDTFIQVGDEVKIGDLLISYDKAGFEQKGINDITMLVIVDPKDYKITEYCSHQDVTIQTSAIIKYK